The Juglans regia cultivar Chandler chromosome 6, Walnut 2.0, whole genome shotgun sequence genome contains the following window.
AAGGCTTAAAGCGGTCAATAGTTGGGGCTGAAACTGCTATgtaactagctagctatatataccAAAAATATATGTGATTTACAGCCTATCTGTGTGTATTTGtactaaaatatatagaaaCTGAGGTCACAAAAAGATCTTCATTGATCATTCTTTCCGTATTGTGAGCATCTTCCTCGGTATATAACGAAAAATGATTGCTTAACTCTAgctgaggagaagaaaagaaaaaattagattttcaaACACCCATCATTATATGACGTATCATCTTGGACATGCAGAATAATTCCCAGGGATTATTGAAAAACTTCTGCAAACTTGATTGACATCCATCAATATCCATGGATTCTTGTAATGTTTGGAATAAAGTGAAAAAGGAGCCGACACCTTCTTACACATGAAAGTGATAGGGGAGGATGCTTTTGgaggtgcatatatatatatatatatagaatctaGATTTGTAGATCAGATAAATGCTAAAAAGTGGAaagaactaattaataaaaggaTTTAATTAAGCTCATATGGGGATAGTACTTTTGTCTTATTAGAGAAAGACAAAGCGATGCAATGCTTTGTCACTTAAGAGATCTAACACCATGAGTGCAAGCAACGAATATATGTCAGCCATTCTGTTGTTTATGCTAGAAAAACAGTAAACAAATGAAAAGACGatatcagagagagagatcagcCTCGCTTTGCATGCACGTCATGCAGTTCGCACGTTCCCACAGGCAGTAGAAATTGCTAGGTTTAGTTTATACTATACTGCCATGAGATCAGTACTAGTCTAATTCCAGCATTAATTTAGAGTGGTTGGTGGCAATTCATGTCATAGACGCTTTAGCTTGCTTTCTGTCCTCTGGTGTCAAAGAGAAGGTGAAAAAAAAGCAGGGAAAAATGCTTTTCTCACTGAGCGAAGCATCGGACTCCATGCTTCTCAAGCTAAATAATAGtgacagattatatatataaatttatagaagGAAAATCAAAGAAATTCCTAGTAGGAAttgaattattaagaaaaataggcTGGATCATGCTTTCCAAGTAAACATAGTGACAgttgaaataagaaaaaaatatgtaatgaataataattttttcgaAATCTTTTGCCATAAAGAAAAGAACTTGACAAAGAAAAGGAGGGTCGATCAGGGTTAGAATGAGGTTGGTAATTGGGGACTAAACTCTAAAAAGAGTCTTGACGTCAGAAAACTTTGTAAGATGCAGGTGTAATATGAATAAATTTGTAAGCTTTTCGGTGGAAATTCCAGCCAATAAATCAATTAGAACCAAAACAACACACTGACCAAGGACCTATATATACTATGCATGAAaccatgatcatcatgatcagaagccttatataatattaaaacagATGACAGCATGATCAGATCATTAAGGATCATAGACAAATTAAGCATGGCATTTTGCTCAAGAGATCATCAGTATGTGGggatattttcttttcccttttttcatcCGGGTGATAgtggttgatgatgatgatatatgtatgcatgaatgtatgtatttatgtatgtgtGTACCTGAATTCCGGAGGTGTCCTCGAACTCCTTGTCGTCGAGGCGATATTCATGCATTACCCAATCAGTTCTAATCCCCTGAGGAGCTCTCCCTCTGTAGTAAACCAACGTCTTCTTCATTCCAATGGGTCGGTTCTGGCATGTAACCCTCCTGTCCTTTCCTGTGGATTTCCAATATCCAGCTCGAGTTGCTCTGTTTGTTCTGAATCCATTTGGGTATTTTCTATCTCGGGGTCCAAAGAAGTACCACTCTGGATCTCTACTTggcaaaaatgatttttctgcaaTATTTCCATCGTACGCAGCAATTAAAAGTTCAAACACTtgctattattatatatacttttgaatgattatttatttcaaacacttcattttgtaaaatcatcagGGATCGAATTAGTATTTAAAGAACAACAACGTCAACTAgatcaacaaattaaagaaaaaaaagatgaagtatGTAATTGGCAACCCATGCAAGGCATTGACAGTCGACATAGATCGATGTATGCGGCCTCTAGCTAGCTGTTATATCTGAATAGCAGCACTCAATAGAATGCATTTTCATGCTCAAATATGCAATATTAATCTAACACAAACCACATGTAAAAGAACCCTAAATAATCAACCTATAAAATaagtagctagctagagaaTATTTAAGTGTGtggatcaatatataaatattggagATGAGGAGCTGGAAACCTGCTAACTCCCATGGTTCACATTTGTAGAGATCGACCTCAGGAATAATGTCGAGTTCGATTTCTTGGCCAttgatttttctcttgagataaTAATTCACGAGCTCTTCGTCGGTGGGATGGAACCTAAAACCTGGAGGAAGTCCGACGGGTGCCATGATTTGATCTTATTATGATCAACTACTTGTGATCGATGATGATCTCGATccttatatataattctaaacTGATGATCTTTTCTGATTTTTATCATCACTACTACTACGACCCATcatgatttatatatacaaaaaggATTCAAAGTCCTTTGTCTTTGGCTCATTTTTCACTTTCTCTTTAAAGATTCTCCAGAAACGTTTCATGCAAGCCTTTTCATTCTTATACTAGCTACTACATGATGACCCAGCTAATAAGACTTCTAGTCCAATTCCTTCAACCAGTACTACTCCACTAATCCTGCTTTTATCTGATCTTGAATTTTATCAACTGTCTTATGTTTACGAAGAACATGACCCAAATTATTTAGGTCAAATATAAAACCTACGGTCTAGGTCCCATGCATTATTGtaaggtcatatatatatatatatttataaatatatatctaaggaaatactataattataaaaaaaattacacaaaagtaatcttacaaactgatgtgcTTTAATGTAGttcatcaaattgtaaaattatttttattataaaatagatctaatgataaatgaaactatatcaatttataaaattatttttatgttattattttgtagaGATAAGCAGTACTCATATCTAAAGAAC
Protein-coding sequences here:
- the LOC108981888 gene encoding NAC domain-containing protein 86-like, which gives rise to MAPVGLPPGFRFHPTDEELVNYYLKRKINGQEIELDIIPEVDLYKCEPWELAEKSFLPSRDPEWYFFGPRDRKYPNGFRTNRATRAGYWKSTGKDRRVTCQNRPIGMKKTLVYYRGRAPQGIRTDWVMHEYRLDDKEFEDTSGIQDTYALCRVFKKNGIICSEIEEQGQCNLSLLESSQGVVNEYETMSPDVTMASSSCVDEEDKDDSWMQFITDDAWCSSNVAAMAVVGGGGGGEEVSRMQQAFTN